A single genomic interval of Phocoenobacter uteri harbors:
- a CDS encoding AmpG family muropeptide MFS transporter has translation MTENTLPQQSIWQQIFTKNMLLCIYTGFCSGLPLFVLIQLIPAWFTSKDLDIKTIAAFTLISLPYTFKFLWAALLDRYPFPLLGRRRGWIFVAQIVLVAILGSYGFFDPKRDIVLISGLSLLFAFASATQDIVIDAYRREILTDNQLGLGNSIHVNAYRVAGLIPGGLSLALADHMSWESVFMITSAFLLPGLLITVFFSDEKVFSNTDRSKPFYTAFVDPFKEFFTRKGVYGAIGLILFIFLYKLGDSLATTLQTKFILDMGFTKSDIALVVKTTSFWCSIVGGIVGGVAMLKIGVNRSLWIFGVVQVITILGFAYLASFGHFETDSIGTAELIKLGGVISGEYLGVGLGTVAFVAFMARETNPMYTAMQLAIFTSLYALPSKLLGASTGWVVEQIGYYHFFIGCFFVAIPGMICLFWVAPWNEKSKSISG, from the coding sequence ATGACTGAAAATACCCTTCCACAACAATCTATCTGGCAACAGATTTTCACTAAGAATATGTTGCTTTGTATTTACACTGGATTTTGTTCAGGTTTACCTTTATTCGTTTTAATTCAACTTATCCCCGCATGGTTTACGTCAAAAGATCTCGATATTAAAACAATCGCCGCTTTCACGCTGATTTCACTTCCTTATACCTTTAAATTTTTATGGGCAGCATTATTAGACCGTTATCCGTTCCCATTGTTAGGACGTCGTCGTGGTTGGATTTTTGTGGCTCAAATTGTATTGGTTGCTATCTTAGGTAGTTACGGATTTTTTGATCCAAAACGAGATATTGTCCTTATCTCAGGGCTTTCGTTATTGTTTGCCTTTGCTTCTGCGACACAAGATATTGTGATCGATGCTTATCGTCGTGAAATTTTAACGGATAATCAGTTAGGCTTAGGGAACTCTATTCACGTAAATGCCTATCGTGTGGCAGGGTTGATTCCAGGTGGACTTTCACTTGCATTGGCGGATCATATGTCTTGGGAAAGCGTATTTATGATTACATCTGCTTTTCTTCTTCCCGGTTTATTGATTACGGTCTTTTTTAGTGATGAAAAAGTATTTTCTAATACCGACCGTAGCAAGCCTTTTTATACTGCCTTTGTTGATCCGTTCAAAGAGTTTTTTACTCGTAAAGGTGTTTACGGTGCGATTGGTTTAATTTTATTTATTTTCTTGTATAAATTAGGTGACTCGCTTGCAACCACATTACAAACCAAATTTATTTTAGATATGGGTTTTACCAAGTCAGATATTGCACTGGTGGTAAAAACAACCTCATTTTGGTGTAGTATCGTCGGGGGAATTGTTGGCGGTGTGGCAATGCTGAAAATTGGGGTAAACCGCTCCTTATGGATTTTTGGTGTGGTTCAAGTGATTACCATTTTAGGTTTTGCCTATTTAGCAAGTTTTGGACATTTTGAAACAGATTCAATTGGTACAGCTGAACTGATTAAATTAGGTGGTGTCATTTCAGGGGAATATCTCGGTGTAGGTTTAGGCACAGTCGCTTTTGTGGCATTTATGGCGAGAGAAACCAACCCAATGTACACCGCAATGCAATTAGCAATCTTTACCAGCTTATACGCATTACCAAGTAAATTATTAGGTGCAAGTACAGGGTGGGTTGTAGAGCAAATCGGTTATTATCACTTCTTTATCGGTTGTTTCTTTGTCGCCATTCCAGGTATGATTTGTTTATTCTGGGTTGCACCTTGGAATGAGAAAAGTAAGTCTATAAGCGGTTAA
- the rep gene encoding DNA helicase Rep, whose protein sequence is MKLNTQQQQAVEYTKGACLVLAGAGSGKTRVIINKIAHLISYCDYSPKHIAAVTFTNKAAREMRERVAHSIGKEKSKGLTISTFHTLGFDIIKREYKSLGFKSGMTLFDEYDQIALLKHLLPENVTEDKDLLKQLISQISNWKNSLLSPERVISLASDERSRVFSYFYQQYQNQLRAYNALDFDDLIMLPTLLFQQNEEVKQRWQQRIQYLLVDEYQDTNTSQYELIKLLVGERANFTVVGDDDQSIYSWRGAKPENMQRLKADFPNLNVIKLEQNYRSSQRILHCANILIDNNPHVFQKRLFSQLAQGEKLNVIEAKDEEHEAERIVGELIAHRFSRRTKYKEYAILYRGNHQSRLMEKMLVQNRIPYKISGGTSFFSRVEIKDMMAYLRLLVNQDDDAAFLRIVNTPRREIGATTLEKLGNLANEKQVSLFEAIFDFDLIQRITPKPYQALQDFGRWIVELSDQAVRSDPLFAIKEMLAKIQYEAYLYEHANNPKAAEMQSRNVETLFEWVEGMLAGDDINEPMNLAQVVTRLTLRDMLERGEDDDDSDQVQLMTLHASKGLEFPHVFLVGMEEGLLPHQTSVDEDNIEEERRLAYVGITRAQQTLTFSLCKTRRQYGELIKPEPSRFLMELPQDELQWERDKPPITEQQKQQKVSDNVARLRAMLKKNK, encoded by the coding sequence ATGAAATTAAATACACAACAACAACAAGCTGTAGAATATACGAAAGGGGCGTGCTTGGTGCTTGCAGGGGCAGGCTCAGGTAAAACAAGGGTAATTATCAATAAAATTGCTCACTTAATCAGCTATTGTGATTATTCCCCAAAGCATATTGCTGCGGTTACTTTTACGAATAAAGCTGCTCGTGAAATGCGAGAGCGTGTCGCCCATTCAATCGGTAAAGAAAAGTCTAAAGGGCTGACGATTTCTACCTTTCATACCTTAGGTTTTGACATTATCAAACGTGAATATAAATCGCTTGGTTTTAAATCAGGAATGACACTGTTTGATGAGTATGATCAGATTGCTTTGCTCAAACATTTATTGCCTGAAAATGTGACTGAAGATAAAGATTTATTAAAACAGTTGATTAGTCAAATTTCAAATTGGAAAAATAGCCTGTTATCGCCCGAACGCGTGATTTCACTGGCAAGTGATGAGCGCTCTCGAGTATTTAGTTATTTTTATCAGCAATATCAAAATCAGTTACGAGCTTATAACGCCCTTGATTTTGATGATTTGATAATGCTTCCAACCTTGCTTTTTCAACAAAATGAAGAGGTAAAACAGCGTTGGCAACAGCGAATTCAATATTTATTAGTTGATGAATATCAGGATACCAATACCAGTCAGTATGAGCTGATTAAATTATTAGTGGGTGAGCGAGCTAATTTTACCGTTGTAGGTGATGATGATCAGTCAATCTACTCGTGGCGTGGAGCAAAACCTGAAAATATGCAACGTCTGAAAGCGGATTTCCCAAATTTAAACGTGATTAAATTAGAACAAAATTACCGCTCAAGTCAGCGAATTTTACATTGTGCGAATATTTTGATTGATAACAATCCACACGTTTTTCAAAAACGTCTTTTTTCACAGCTTGCTCAGGGCGAGAAGTTAAATGTAATCGAAGCAAAAGATGAAGAACACGAGGCGGAACGCATCGTTGGTGAACTTATTGCACATCGTTTTTCTCGTAGAACAAAATACAAAGAATATGCGATTTTATATCGTGGCAATCATCAATCACGTTTGATGGAAAAAATGCTGGTGCAAAACCGTATTCCTTATAAAATTTCAGGAGGAACATCGTTTTTCTCGCGTGTTGAAATCAAAGATATGATGGCATATTTGCGTTTGTTGGTGAATCAAGATGATGACGCGGCATTTTTACGCATTGTGAATACACCACGCCGTGAAATTGGGGCAACAACCTTAGAGAAACTGGGCAATCTTGCGAATGAAAAACAAGTGAGCTTATTTGAAGCGATTTTTGATTTTGATTTGATCCAACGAATTACGCCAAAACCTTATCAAGCTTTGCAAGATTTTGGGCGTTGGATTGTGGAATTATCAGATCAAGCGGTCAGATCTGATCCTCTTTTTGCAATAAAAGAGATGCTGGCTAAAATCCAGTATGAAGCCTATCTATATGAACACGCCAATAATCCAAAGGCAGCAGAAATGCAAAGTCGCAATGTGGAGACGTTGTTTGAATGGGTGGAAGGAATGTTAGCCGGTGATGACATCAACGAACCAATGAATCTTGCCCAAGTCGTCACACGTTTAACCTTACGAGATATGTTAGAGCGAGGTGAAGACGACGATGATAGCGATCAAGTGCAATTGATGACCTTACACGCGTCAAAAGGGTTAGAATTCCCTCACGTTTTTTTAGTTGGAATGGAAGAAGGCTTATTGCCACACCAAACCAGTGTGGATGAAGATAACATCGAAGAAGAACGCCGTTTAGCTTATGTTGGAATCACTCGTGCTCAGCAAACCTTGACTTTTTCACTGTGCAAAACACGTCGTCAATATGGTGAACTCATCAAGCCTGAACCGAGCCGATTTTTAATGGAACTTCCCCAAGATGAACTCCAATGGGAGCGTGATAAACCACCCATTACCGAACAACAAAAACAGCAAAAAGTATCGGATAATGTGGCGAGATTAAGAGCGATGTTGAAGAAAAATAAATAA
- the uvrA gene encoding excinuclease ABC subunit UvrA, translated as MKNIDVRGARTHNLKNINVIIPRDKLIVITGLSGSGKSSLAFDTLYAEGQRRYVESLSPYARQFLSLMEKPDVDHIEGLSPAISIEQKSTSHNPRSTVGTITEIHDYLRLLFARVGEPRCPEHNTTLQAQTISQMVDRVLEEPEGKRLMLLAPVVKSRKGEHVKLLENLTASGYIRARIDGEICDLSDPPALELQKKHTIEVVVDRFKVRADLKTRLAESFETALELSGSTAIVADMDDPNAEELMFSSSFACNECGYSLTELEPRLFSFNNPAGACSTCDGLGIQQYFDETKVIQNAEISLANGAIKGWDRRSFYYFSILKSLAKHYEFDIETPFNQLPKKIQHIILNGSEEEEIKFNYINDKGDTVTRTHPFEGVLNNMARRYQQTESNSVRDELSKYINNRPCKACDGSRLCKEARNVFIEKTNLPEISEKSIGEAAEFFENLTLSGQRAKIAEKILKEIRERLQFLVNVGLNYLSLSRSAETLSGGEAQRIRLASQIGAGLVGVMYVLDEPSIGLHQRDNERLLKTLEHLRDLGNTVIVVEHDEDAILMADHIIDIGPGAGVHGGNVIAEGTAQEIMQNENSLTGKFLSGKERIEIPQERVKRDPTRILSLKGASGNNLKNVNLDIPAGLFTCITGVSGSGKSTLVNDTLFPLAQNELNRADKRNIAPYKSIEGLAYFDKVIDINQSPIGRTPRSNPATYTGVFTPIRELFAGVPEARARGYNVGRFSFNVRGGRCEACQGDGVIKVEMHFLPDVYVPCDHCKGKRYNRETLEIRYKGKTIDQVLNMTVEEAREFFDAIPVLARKLQTLVDVGLSYIRLGQASTTLSGGEAQRVKLATELSKRDTGKTLYILDEPTTGLHFADIKQLLTVLHKLRDHGNTIVVIEHNLDVIKTADWVIDLGPEGGSGGGQIIAQGTPEEVARDKKSHTARFLKMVLDKG; from the coding sequence ATGAAAAATATCGATGTACGTGGGGCGAGAACCCATAATTTAAAAAATATCAATGTGATTATTCCCCGAGATAAGTTGATTGTCATTACAGGGCTATCGGGTTCGGGAAAATCCTCTTTGGCTTTTGATACGCTTTATGCCGAAGGGCAACGCCGTTATGTAGAGTCGTTATCGCCTTATGCAAGGCAGTTTTTGTCTTTAATGGAAAAGCCGGATGTGGATCATATTGAAGGGCTCTCGCCCGCGATTTCGATTGAGCAAAAATCTACATCGCACAACCCACGCTCAACAGTGGGGACAATCACGGAAATTCACGATTATTTACGTTTGCTTTTTGCGCGTGTGGGCGAACCACGCTGTCCTGAACATAACACCACTTTACAAGCTCAAACAATCTCACAAATGGTGGATCGTGTTTTAGAAGAGCCAGAAGGCAAGCGTTTAATGTTGCTTGCACCTGTGGTTAAATCTCGCAAAGGTGAACATGTAAAATTGTTAGAAAATTTGACCGCTTCGGGCTATATCCGAGCCAGAATTGATGGCGAGATTTGCGATTTATCTGATCCTCCTGCTTTAGAATTACAGAAAAAACATACCATTGAAGTGGTGGTGGATCGTTTCAAAGTACGAGCAGATCTAAAAACGCGTTTAGCCGAATCTTTTGAGACGGCGTTAGAGCTTTCAGGTTCAACGGCAATCGTGGCGGATATGGACGATCCAAATGCTGAAGAGTTGATGTTCTCATCAAGTTTTGCCTGTAATGAATGTGGTTATTCTTTAACAGAATTAGAACCGCGTTTATTCTCATTTAACAATCCAGCTGGGGCGTGTTCAACCTGTGATGGTTTGGGTATTCAGCAATATTTTGATGAAACCAAAGTGATCCAAAATGCGGAAATATCCTTAGCAAATGGGGCAATTAAGGGCTGGGATCGCCGTAGTTTTTACTATTTTAGTATTTTAAAATCCCTTGCAAAACATTATGAATTTGATATTGAAACCCCTTTTAATCAACTACCGAAAAAGATCCAACATATTATTTTAAATGGTTCGGAAGAAGAAGAGATCAAGTTTAACTATATCAACGACAAAGGCGATACAGTAACGCGCACCCACCCTTTTGAAGGCGTATTAAATAATATGGCTCGCCGTTATCAACAAACGGAATCTAATTCGGTGCGTGATGAATTGTCAAAATATATCAATAATCGTCCTTGTAAAGCCTGTGATGGTTCACGTTTGTGTAAAGAGGCTCGCAATGTGTTTATTGAAAAAACTAATTTGCCTGAAATTTCAGAAAAAAGTATTGGCGAGGCGGCTGAATTTTTTGAAAATCTCACCCTTTCAGGGCAAAGAGCCAAAATTGCCGAGAAAATTTTAAAAGAAATTCGTGAGCGTTTGCAGTTTTTAGTCAATGTTGGCTTAAATTATTTATCCCTTTCTCGCAGTGCTGAAACCTTGTCAGGGGGCGAGGCACAGCGTATCCGCTTGGCGAGTCAAATCGGTGCAGGGTTAGTGGGCGTGATGTATGTGCTTGATGAACCTTCAATCGGTTTACACCAACGAGATAATGAACGTTTATTAAAAACATTGGAGCATTTGCGTGATTTAGGCAACACTGTAATCGTGGTTGAACACGATGAAGACGCGATTTTAATGGCGGATCATATTATTGATATTGGACCAGGTGCAGGGGTTCACGGCGGTAATGTTATCGCCGAAGGAACAGCCCAAGAAATTATGCAAAATGAAAATTCTTTAACAGGTAAATTCCTTTCAGGCAAAGAAAGAATTGAAATTCCCCAAGAGCGTGTTAAACGTGATCCAACCCGTATTTTAAGTTTAAAAGGGGCATCAGGAAATAACCTCAAAAATGTCAATTTAGATATTCCAGCTGGCTTATTTACTTGTATTACAGGCGTGTCAGGATCAGGAAAATCAACTCTTGTGAACGATACCTTATTCCCATTGGCTCAAAATGAATTAAACCGTGCTGATAAACGCAATATCGCGCCTTACAAAAGTATTGAAGGTTTAGCTTATTTTGACAAAGTGATTGATATTAACCAAAGTCCGATTGGGCGTACACCACGTTCAAATCCAGCCACTTACACAGGCGTGTTTACCCCTATTCGTGAACTGTTTGCTGGTGTGCCAGAGGCTCGTGCAAGAGGCTATAATGTGGGGCGTTTTAGTTTTAACGTGCGAGGCGGACGTTGCGAGGCGTGTCAGGGGGATGGTGTTATTAAAGTTGAAATGCACTTTTTACCTGATGTTTATGTGCCTTGCGACCACTGTAAAGGAAAACGCTACAACCGAGAAACTTTAGAAATTCGTTATAAAGGTAAAACCATTGATCAAGTGTTGAATATGACAGTGGAAGAGGCAAGAGAATTTTTTGACGCGATTCCTGTGCTTGCACGTAAATTACAAACCTTAGTTGATGTAGGGCTGTCTTATATCCGCTTAGGACAAGCCTCAACGACCCTTTCTGGGGGCGAGGCTCAACGTGTTAAATTAGCGACTGAATTGTCAAAACGCGATACAGGAAAAACCCTTTATATCCTTGATGAACCCACAACAGGTTTACATTTTGCGGATATTAAACAGCTTTTAACGGTGTTGCATAAATTACGTGATCATGGCAACACGATTGTGGTGATTGAGCATAATTTAGACGTGATTAAAACCGCCGACTGGGTTATTGATTTAGGTCCTGAAGGCGGTAGTGGCGGTGGTCAAATCATTGCACAAGGGACACCAGAAGAGGTCGCCAGAGATAAAAAATCCCATACGGCTAGATTCTTGAAAATGGTGCTAGATAAAGGTTAG
- the aphA gene encoding acid phosphatase AphA — protein sequence MKKHFKLLTLAALCATAVSATAIAKHKVPYTNPGFYTNAPTQVAVHFVDVEGIKKSLEGKAPMTVSFDIDDTVVLSSQYFHYGFTFGEELGFGKGPKEVLHSQKFWDYVAEQGDQHSIPKQSAKDLIKMHKERGDKIVFVTGRTGHSKDKNGTVTKTAKTLQKYFDLPADTVVWYTNDTPADGFKQVKSAYIKKTGSQLHYGDSDDDILSAREVGIRGIRVQRSYSSTNPQKLNGGYGEEVLVNSAW from the coding sequence ATGAAAAAACATTTTAAATTACTCACATTAGCTGCTTTATGTGCAACCGCTGTATCTGCAACAGCAATTGCAAAACACAAAGTACCTTACACTAATCCTGGTTTTTATACCAATGCACCAACTCAAGTCGCAGTGCACTTTGTTGATGTTGAAGGTATCAAAAAGAGCTTAGAAGGTAAAGCACCAATGACAGTAAGTTTTGACATTGATGACACCGTTGTATTATCAAGCCAATATTTTCACTATGGTTTTACTTTTGGTGAAGAATTAGGTTTTGGTAAAGGTCCAAAAGAAGTATTACATTCACAAAAATTCTGGGATTATGTTGCGGAGCAAGGCGATCAACACTCTATTCCAAAACAATCGGCCAAAGATCTTATCAAAATGCACAAAGAACGTGGCGATAAAATTGTATTCGTAACTGGTCGTACAGGACACAGCAAAGATAAAAATGGTACTGTAACTAAAACTGCAAAAACATTACAAAAATACTTTGACTTACCAGCAGATACTGTCGTTTGGTACACTAACGATACGCCAGCTGATGGCTTCAAACAAGTAAAATCTGCCTATATTAAGAAAACAGGTTCACAATTACACTATGGTGATTCAGATGATGATATATTATCTGCTCGCGAAGTAGGTATTCGTGGTATCCGTGTTCAACGTTCATACTCTTCAACTAACCCACAAAAATTAAACGGTGGTTACGGTGAAGAAGTCTTAGTAAACTCAGCTTGGTAA
- a CDS encoding single-stranded DNA-binding protein, translating to MAGVNKVIIVGNLGNNPDMRTMPNGDAVANISVATSESWTDRNTGERREVTEWHRIVFFRRQAEVAGEYLRKGSKVYVEGRLKTRKWTDQNGQDRYTTEIMGDVLQMLDSRGSQAEGYAPAPQANYSAPQNNYSAPQNNYGSAPSRPAPAQAAPSQPAPPPVDNFDDDIPF from the coding sequence ATGGCTGGAGTAAATAAAGTAATTATTGTAGGAAACTTAGGAAATAATCCTGATATGCGTACAATGCCAAATGGTGATGCAGTTGCAAATATTAGCGTAGCAACGTCTGAAAGTTGGACTGATCGTAACACCGGTGAACGTCGTGAAGTGACAGAGTGGCACAGAATTGTGTTCTTCCGTCGTCAAGCTGAAGTAGCGGGTGAATATTTACGTAAGGGCTCAAAAGTGTACGTTGAAGGTAGATTGAAAACCCGTAAATGGACAGACCAGAATGGACAAGATCGTTATACCACTGAAATTATGGGTGATGTTCTACAAATGTTAGATAGTCGTGGTAGCCAAGCAGAAGGTTATGCTCCTGCACCTCAAGCAAATTATTCTGCGCCACAAAATAACTATTCTGCACCTCAGAATAATTATGGTTCAGCACCATCAAGACCAGCTCCAGCTCAAGCTGCTCCATCACAACCTGCTCCACCGCCAGTAGATAATTTTGATGATGATATTCCATTTTAA
- a CDS encoding DUF1007 family protein → MKKYLFSVIFTLFILFPSLSSAHPHSWINMKTNVLIENRQLIGFKMEWQLDEIASSELIYEMKISDNESETREKITQEMVQTAILNHYFSYLYDEQNQPIKYTTHPKNTYFEITDNRVTFHIHFYLTHPQQVQDRIFKLFTYEPSYYISMSYEDENALLISDSDHLCKLHLNPPNVDTEIQQYAMDLDRTQTPDQDLSLGAQFAQEVKIVCKK, encoded by the coding sequence ATGAAAAAATATCTATTTAGCGTGATTTTCACACTTTTTATTCTCTTTCCTTCTCTTAGCTCGGCTCATCCCCATTCGTGGATCAATATGAAAACCAATGTGTTGATTGAAAATCGCCAACTCATCGGATTTAAAATGGAATGGCAACTTGATGAAATAGCCTCTTCTGAATTGATTTATGAAATGAAAATCAGTGATAATGAATCTGAAACAAGAGAAAAAATTACACAAGAGATGGTTCAAACTGCCATCCTTAATCATTATTTTAGCTATTTGTATGATGAACAAAATCAACCAATAAAATATACGACTCATCCTAAAAATACTTATTTTGAAATTACAGATAATCGAGTCACTTTTCATATTCATTTTTATTTAACTCATCCTCAGCAAGTTCAAGATCGTATTTTCAAATTATTTACCTATGAACCAAGCTATTATATTTCAATGAGTTATGAAGATGAGAATGCATTGCTCATCAGTGATTCTGATCATTTGTGCAAATTACATTTAAATCCACCTAATGTCGACACCGAAATACAGCAATATGCAATGGATTTAGATCGAACACAAACACCAGATCAAGATTTATCTTTGGGAGCACAATTCGCACAAGAGGTAAAAATCGTATGCAAAAAATAG
- a CDS encoding nickel/cobalt transporter, with the protein MQKIVMKIFLLAVGFLLVFAIYHFYPYLLFKVIALQKSFHQQISSSMLALQKNQHSGWILISISFFYGIFHAVGPGHGKFILTSYLSFEKTKLPQAIRLTLLSSLAQGVMAILLVSIIVVIFTLSRHYFNLALQWIERGSFTLMILFGCYWCYNAIKSFKIKMKKTPKFNVQKVTKILPLATPLLPSKMMLHNHQHSANCGCGHQHLPNSAQLSKATDWKAQLMIILSIASRPCSGAILVLFFSYTLDLYYWGVFSALAMAIGTGFTLTLFAVVVLFARHKAISLSKWYLSIQMGNKISVILKLIVGMILIIFGVLLLQSSFVNILVKGNGLFT; encoded by the coding sequence ATGCAAAAAATAGTAATGAAAATATTCTTATTAGCGGTCGGATTTTTACTGGTTTTTGCAATTTATCATTTTTATCCTTATTTGTTGTTTAAAGTGATCGCATTGCAAAAGAGTTTTCATCAACAAATAAGTTCCTCAATGCTCGCTCTTCAAAAAAATCAGCATTCAGGTTGGATTCTAATTAGTATCAGTTTTTTCTATGGTATTTTTCACGCTGTTGGTCCAGGACACGGAAAATTTATTTTAACCAGTTATCTCTCTTTTGAAAAAACAAAACTGCCACAAGCAATTCGTCTAACGCTACTTTCTTCTCTTGCACAAGGGGTAATGGCTATTCTATTAGTTTCTATTATCGTCGTTATTTTTACTTTATCACGCCATTATTTCAACCTTGCACTACAATGGATAGAGCGAGGGAGCTTTACTTTAATGATTTTATTTGGATGTTATTGGTGCTATAACGCAATAAAGTCATTTAAAATCAAAATGAAAAAAACACCAAAGTTTAATGTGCAAAAAGTGACAAAAATCTTACCGCTTGCTACCCCATTATTGCCATCAAAAATGATGCTACACAATCATCAACACTCAGCAAATTGTGGCTGTGGTCACCAACACTTGCCCAATTCAGCACAATTATCTAAGGCAACAGACTGGAAAGCACAATTGATGATTATTTTAAGTATTGCAAGTCGTCCTTGCTCTGGTGCAATTTTAGTATTATTTTTTTCATATACGCTTGATCTTTATTATTGGGGCGTATTCTCAGCATTAGCCATGGCAATCGGCACCGGTTTTACCCTCACCTTATTTGCTGTGGTTGTCTTATTTGCTCGCCATAAAGCGATTTCTTTAAGCAAGTGGTATTTGTCCATTCAAATGGGAAATAAAATCAGCGTTATCTTAAAACTCATAGTAGGAATGATCCTGATCATTTTTGGGGTTCTATTACTGCAAAGCAGTTTTGTGAATATTTTGGTTAAAGGCAACGGATTATTTACATAA
- a CDS encoding Na+/H+ antiporter family protein, with amino-acid sequence MLTNEVVISIIVLLGLSLLRINVILALIISALICGVIGNYGVDGIGFSDAISKTITSFTGGLGGGSETAMNYAVLGAFAVALSKSGVTDLLSYKIIQHFGKQPTGNSVTWFKYILLFVLVAFSMSSQNVIPIHIAFIPIVIPPLLGVMNQLKMDRRAVACALTFGLTATYMLIPAGFGQIFIQSVLVKNINMAGTDLGLTTSVLQVSKAMLIPVFGMILGLLCAFFITYRKPRIYIERRPEPTAESIEQRVKRVKPRHIAISVTAIVITCAVQLATGSTIMGGVAGLIIFALGGIFKLKESNDIFQQGLRLMAMIGFVMIAASGFANVVNSTGGVPELVTALSQTIGAENKGLAAFLMLVVGLFITMGIGSSFSTVPIIASIYVPLCLSFGFTPLATVAIVGVAAALGDAGSPASDSTLGPTSGLNADGKHDHIWDSVVPTFLHFNLPLLTFGWIAAMVL; translated from the coding sequence ATGTTAACGAACGAAGTTGTTATCTCAATTATCGTCTTGCTTGGACTAAGCTTGCTACGCATAAATGTGATACTTGCACTTATTATTTCAGCCTTAATTTGCGGAGTTATCGGCAATTATGGTGTAGATGGTATCGGTTTCTCAGATGCAATATCAAAAACAATCACAAGTTTTACTGGTGGACTAGGCGGTGGTTCTGAAACGGCAATGAATTATGCTGTTTTAGGTGCTTTTGCCGTTGCCCTATCAAAATCAGGCGTAACAGATCTGCTTTCCTATAAAATCATTCAGCATTTTGGAAAACAACCAACAGGTAATTCCGTCACTTGGTTTAAATATATTCTATTATTCGTGTTAGTGGCATTCTCAATGTCATCACAAAATGTCATTCCAATCCATATCGCCTTTATTCCAATTGTTATTCCACCATTATTAGGTGTAATGAATCAATTAAAAATGGATCGTCGAGCCGTTGCTTGTGCGTTAACTTTTGGTTTAACGGCAACTTATATGTTGATTCCAGCAGGCTTCGGACAAATTTTTATCCAAAGCGTACTCGTTAAAAACATCAATATGGCAGGCACAGATTTAGGTTTAACAACCTCTGTTTTACAAGTGTCAAAAGCAATGTTAATTCCTGTTTTTGGTATGATTTTAGGACTGTTATGTGCTTTCTTTATCACTTATCGTAAACCACGTATTTATATTGAACGTCGCCCAGAACCAACAGCAGAAAGCATTGAGCAACGCGTAAAACGAGTAAAACCACGTCATATTGCAATCAGCGTAACTGCGATTGTGATTACCTGTGCGGTACAATTAGCAACAGGTTCAACCATTATGGGGGGCGTTGCTGGTTTAATTATTTTTGCACTTGGTGGTATTTTCAAACTGAAAGAAAGTAACGATATATTCCAACAAGGCTTACGCCTAATGGCAATGATTGGCTTTGTAATGATTGCAGCCTCAGGCTTTGCCAATGTAGTGAATTCAACAGGTGGCGTACCTGAATTAGTTACAGCACTGAGTCAAACTATCGGAGCTGAAAACAAAGGCTTAGCCGCATTCTTAATGCTAGTAGTCGGATTATTTATCACAATGGGAATCGGGTCATCATTCTCAACCGTGCCAATTATTGCGTCAATTTACGTGCCACTTTGCTTATCTTTTGGCTTCACACCATTAGCAACAGTCGCAATCGTAGGTGTTGCAGCAGCCTTAGGTGATGCAGGCTCACCAGCATCAGATTCAACCTTAGGTCCAACATCTGGATTAAATGCAGACGGAAAACACGATCACATCTGGGATTCTGTTGTTCCAACATTCTTACACTTTAATCTTCCATTATTAACATTTGGCTGGATTGCCGCGATGGTTTTATAA